Proteins from a genomic interval of Zingiber officinale cultivar Zhangliang chromosome 2A, Zo_v1.1, whole genome shotgun sequence:
- the LOC122042223 gene encoding receptor-like serine/threonine-protein kinase SD1-7 — translation MWLSRRNLWIPALFLLLSSLQPAASESVTPSYDDCAPQRCGHQVVSYPFWIIDHQPSYCGPPGFALTCRNDTGVLFLTVLNINLYVLRIFYSNSSIHFTLGDANDSCTFLLSRNTTGVFPFSASDSNKHIFFLFNCSESDSAIPRSYQNMSCPRFNTRVLFGGEYDPVRTRSPDPNCTVGVLPVMGDSNISAGSNYSALLLAGWMASYTAKSCSKCAASGGRCGFDANNTSTSQGSICICPNGVHLGSCSRIPGNQKRSLVIILTVGTTALLLFGITCYFTWVRHMRLGKTRRLRELRAPDDTIGSDKEVINAPLVDFFSIHKATDNFAATNKLGEGGFGSVYKGRLEDGQYIAVKRLSENSKQGFEELKNEVKLIVRLQHTNLVRLLGWCVHENEKILIYEYMPNKSLDKYLFDSNLSVQLDWHKRFCIIQGIAQGLLYLHRYSRLRVIHRDLKTSNILLDENMNPKISDFGLARIFGESHMEQNTRRLVGTYGYMAPEYGLNGRFSEKSDVYSFGVIMLEIISSKRNSGSYSMNDSFSLLGYAWHLWAEGRCCELIDPQLIDSFPVFEVEKCIQVGLLCVQDRSTDRPTMDAITIMLVNKNPVLPSPQQPAYTYRTDSPTLMPIPYSQPPELTMSTIEGR, via the exons ATGTGGCTGTCCAGGAGGAACCTCTGGATCCCTGCCctgttcttgctcctttcctCTCTGCAACCAGCAGCGTCGGAATCCGTCACGCCCAGCTACGACGACTGCGCTCCCCAGCGATGCGGCCACCAGGTGGTCAGCTACCCGTTCTGGATCATCGATCACCAGCCGAGTTACTGCGGCCCTCCGGGGTTCGCCCTTACTTGCCGCAATGACACCGGCGTCCTCTTCCTCACCGTCCTCAACATCAACTTGTACGTGCTCCGGATCTTCTACTCCAACAGCTCCATCCACTTCACTCTCGGCGACGCCAACGACTCCTGCACCTTCCTCCTCAGCAGAAACACCACCGGGGTCTTCCCCTTCAGCGCCAGCGACTCCAACAAGcatatcttcttcctcttcaactGCTCCGAGTCGGATAGCGCCATCCCGAGGAGCTACCAGAACATGTCCTGTCCCCGGTTCAATACCCGGGTCCTGTTCGGTGGCGAGTATGACCCAGTCCGCACGCGCTCGCCGGACCCGAACTGCACCGTCGGCGTGCTGCCGGTGATGGGCGACTCGAACATCAGCGCCGGCAGCAACTACAGCGCCCTGTTGCTGGCCGGGTGGATGGCGAGTTATACCGCGAAGAGTTGCAGCAAGTGCGCCGCCAGCGGCGGCCGGTGCGGCTTCGACGCCAACAATACCTCGACGTCGCAGGGCAGTATCTGCATCTGCCCCAATGGAGTCCATCTCGGAAGTTGCAGCA GGATTCCAGGGAATCAAAAACGTTCacttgttattatacttacagtAGGCACTACTGCATTACTTCTCTTCGGAATAACATGCTATTTTACGTGGGTGAGGCACATGCGATTGG GAAAAACAAGAAGATTGCGCGAGTTAAGAGCTCCTGATGATACTATTGGATCTGATAAGGAAGTCATTAATGCCCCCCTGGTTGATTTTTTCAGTATTCATAAGGCAACAGATAACTTTGCGGCTACAAATAAGCTCGGTGAAGGTGGTTTTGGTTCTGTCTACAAG GGAAGACTAGAAGATGGTCAGTATATAGCTGTGAAGAGACTCTCTGAGAACTCAAAACAAGGCTTTGAGGAGTTGAAAAATGAAGTTAAGCTAATTGTCAGACTTCAGCATACTAACCTGGTCAGGCTTTTAGGTTGGTGCGTTCATGAAAATGAGAAAATACTCATCTATGAATATATGCCCAACAAAAGTTTGGATAAATACTTATTCG ATTCAAATCTTTCAGTGCAATTAGATTGGCATAAGAGATTCTGTATAATACAAGGCATTGCTCAAGGACTTCTTTACCTCCATCGCTATTCAAGACTGCGTGTCATTCATAGAGATTTGAAGACGAGCAACATCCTACTGGATGAGAATATGAATCCCAAAATTTCAGATTTTGGTTTGGCAAGGATATTTGGAGAAAGTCATATGGAACAAAACACAAGGAGATTAGTAGGCACATA TGGTTACATGGCACCAGAATATGGCTTGAATGGTCGTTTTTCTGAAAAATCTGATGTATATAGCTTTGGGGTGATTATGCTTGAGATCATTTCTAGTAAAAGAAACTCTGGCTCATACTCGATGAACGATTCGTTCAGTCTTCTTGGATAC GCATGGCATCTTTGGGCGGAAGGAAGATGTTGCGAACTGATAGATCCACAATTGATTGATTCATTCCCAGTTTTTGAAGTGGAGAAATGCATTCAAGTCGGCCTATTATGTGTTCAAGATAGGTCCACCGACCGACCAACAATGGATGCTATCACTATAATGCTGGTGAACAAGAACCCAGTTTTACCATCGCCTCAACAACCTGCATATACCTATAGAACAGATTCACCAACATTGATGCCAATCCCATATTCTCAGCCACCAGAATTGACGATGAGTACCATTGAAGGGAGATGA